A genomic window from candidate division WOR-3 bacterium includes:
- a CDS encoding isoaspartyl peptidase/L-asparaginase family protein, with protein sequence MENYGIIVHGGAGKHRNKKEAIKGVKKACEKGFRILEKGGSAIDAVCAAVSEMEDNPYFNAGFGSVLTIRGTVELDASIMVGNTLKFGAVAGITGFKNPILIARRVMEKTPHLLFVGKGAEEFALLEGFKKINLVSRERLNFYLEFLKDKKNFLKKEMKNILKWAKDKYEIFVGETVGACAVDSKGNIVAGTSTGGVFFKMEGRVGDTPCPGCGTYANSFCAVSATGIGEAIMKVVLSKFVCDRVEEGVNVKEACIKGIEILEKNTGGRAGVIAITRDCEFGYFMNTETMPVAFASKKDKKIKVDGI encoded by the coding sequence ATGGAAAATTATGGAATTATTGTTCATGGAGGGGCTGGAAAACATAGAAACAAAAAGGAAGCTATAAAGGGAGTGAAAAAAGCCTGTGAAAAGGGATTCCGTATTTTAGAAAAAGGTGGTTCAGCAATTGATGCAGTATGTGCTGCTGTTTCAGAAATGGAGGATAATCCTTATTTTAATGCTGGGTTTGGTTCAGTTTTAACAATAAGGGGAACAGTGGAACTTGATGCTTCAATAATGGTTGGAAATACCTTAAAATTCGGTGCAGTTGCAGGGATAACTGGATTTAAAAACCCTATTCTTATTGCAAGAAGAGTTATGGAGAAAACACCACATCTTTTATTTGTTGGTAAAGGAGCTGAAGAGTTTGCCTTACTTGAAGGTTTTAAAAAAATAAATTTAGTTAGTAGAGAGAGGTTAAATTTTTACCTTGAATTTCTAAAAGATAAGAAAAATTTTTTAAAAAAAGAGATGAAAAATATTTTAAAATGGGCTAAGGATAAGTATGAGATTTTTGTTGGTGAGACTGTAGGAGCTTGTGCTGTTGATAGCAAAGGTAATATTGTTGCAGGAACATCAACAGGAGGTGTTTTTTTTAAAATGGAAGGAAGAGTTGGAGATACTCCCTGTCCTGGTTGTGGAACTTATGCTAATTCCTTTTGTGCTGTTTCTGCAACTGGAATTGGAGAGGCAATAATGAAGGTTGTTCTCTCAAAATTTGTTTGTGATAGAGTGGAGGAAGGTGTTAATGTCAAAGAAGCCTGCATAAAGGGTATTGAAATTCTTGAAAAAAATACAGGTGGTAGAGCAGGTGTTATTGCTATAACAAGGGATTGTGAGTTTGGTTATTTTATGAATACAGAAACTATGCCTGTTGCCTTTGCAAGTAAAAAAGATAAAAAAATTAAAGTTGATGGAATTTGA